The segment ATCGTTATCGTTATGCGCGCTGCATCTCATATCATCTTTGCCTTGATGGGGGCCTATTATATTAAAAATCATCCAGGCGTATTGACTGGTGCTCTATCCTTTGTTACTTTCAACCTTGCTTGTGCTATTGTTCACGCTATTGGTGAAGTGCTTGCGTGCCTATTATTCTATACGACAACTACGATGCCGAATATCGATCTTATCTACGTTGTATTCGTTCTTGTTGGTGGCGGTACTATCATTCATAGCATGGTTGACGGATATATTGCATTATATATCTATAAAGCAATTCCAGGATTATCTAAGCCTGAGAATAAATAATCGGACGTTATCCTAGCTTATTTAAGGTAGATAATAAACAACCCGCTATTAAAACTGCATATGCTCGTAACCACTCATAGGAAATCTATTGTACGCTAATGTATAGAATTTGATTATCTATGAGTGGTTTTTTAGAATAATTATCAAATCTGTACCTACAGATACAGACTTATCAATGCGATATGGGTATAATAAAACCATAGTTAATGACCGAGTTGTGATATATGCATAGGTATATAGATAGATACATATACACAAATACCACATAGGCCATACATATTATTGATTGTGAAAGACTTTCACAAGAATTATGGAGGTTATTATGAGAAAGCATATAAAAAATAACGTATCTTGGGTTGGTAAAATTGACTGGGAATTACAAGAGTTCCACGGTTCAGATTACAGTATTAATAACGGTTCTAGCCAAAACGCATACTTGATTGAAGAAGAAAAAACCGTCCTCATCGATACCGTATGGAAACCTCATTCCTCAGAGTTTATAGACAATTTGGAATCTGAAATTGATTTAAATAAGATTGATTTCATCGTATGTAACCACGGCGAAGTCGATCACAGTGGGTCCTTGCCTGCATTGATGGAAAAAATCCCTAATACTCCGATTTACTGTACAGAAAATGCTGTTAAATCCTTGGTTGGTCAATATCATCATCCAGAATGGAATTTTAAAACTGTGAAAACAGGGGATTCCGTAGATATCGGCAATGGTAAATCCTTGGTATTCGTAGAAATGCGCATGCTCCACTGGCCAGATTCCATGGCAACGTACATGACTGGCGACAATATTTTGTTCTCTAATGATGCGTTCGGACAACATTTCGCGGTTGAAGAATTGTGGGCCGATAAGGCTGATCAATGTCGTCTATGGGCAGAGGCGATGAAATATTACGCTAATATTTTGAATCCATTCTCTCCATTGGTAAAAGCTAAGGTTGAAGAAATTCAAAAGCTCAACTTGCCAATCGATATTATCGCTACTAGCCATGGTGCAATTTGGCGTGAAAATCCATTACAAATCGTAGAGAAATATTATGAGTGGTCTCAAGCATACCAAGAAGACCAAATTACAGTCGTATATGACACTATGTGGGATGGTACAAAGAAATTAGCCCATAAAATTGCTGATGAGATTGCTAAACAATCTCCTGATACACGGGTTAAGATCTTTAACATCAGTAAAACAAATAAAAACGACATCATGACAGAAGTATTCAAATCAAAAGCGATTGCTGTTGGTTCTCCGACAGTAGGGAATAGTGTTATCTCTTCTGTAGCTGGTTGGCTCGACTTTTTGCGTGAATTGAAGTTCAAAAATAAAAAGGCTGCCGTATTTGGTACCTACGGTTGGTCTGGTGAATCTACGAAGGTACTTCGTGAAGAATTAACTAAATATGGTTTCTCCGTGGTGGAACCTGAAATTAAATGTAACTGGAACCCAGATGCAGATGATTTTGGCAAAGCAGAAGAACTTGTAAAAGCCTTGTTGGCTTAATATATAAAAAGCTCCTAACGTGATATGTACCCCCTTTACTGGACAACCAGTAAAGGGGGTATTTTCATGAGATATAGTTATGAATTTAAAAGAAAAGCAATTGAATTATTCTATCAAGGTGAATGGCCCAAGACGCCTAACGGTGTGAGGACAGATACATTTCATAAACTAATAAGAGATTGGGTTAAATTAGAACGACTTCATGGTTCAGACATTAATAAATGTCGAGGGACTAATAAGTATTGGTCTCCAAAAGAAAAATTTGAGTTAGTATGCCAAGTTCTTTCAGGTCAAGGTTTAAGATCAGTAGCTATTATAGCGGGTATTAATTCTGGACAACTGTATCAATGGGTTCATAAATACAAAACTTTGGGATACAATGGTCTTATTAATAAACCTAAAGGACGACCACCAAAGGATTGCAAAATGAAAGTACCTAAGACTATCTCACCTCGAGAACTCAAAGAGAGTGAATATGAGGAACTCATTCGCTTACGAGCTGAAAATGCTTATATTAAAGCTGAAAATGAAGTCATAAAAAAAGAGATTGCCTTGAGAGAAGAAAAAGAGGCTGCGCGACTCAAGGCGAAAAAGCAGCGATCATCAAAATGCTCCGCCAACAAGGCTATCAACTAAAGTATCTTTTGAAAGCTATGCCAATGTCCAAATCTACCTATTATTTTGAACTTACTAAAGTAGATCTTGTAGATAAAAGGAATACAGAGCTAAAAGATGAAATTCAAAAGATTTTTACAGAACATAAAGGTCGGTATGGTGTACGCCGTGTATACCAAGAACTTCTTAATCGAGGTTTTGTAGTTAATCATAAACGAGTGCAAAGACTTATGCATAGCATGGGACTCGCAGGAAAGCGACCGAAGGAAAAGTATCACTCTTACAAAGGGAAAGTCGGTAAAGTAGCAGAAAATATCGTCAATAGAGATTTTAGTACAACTGCACCATTACAAAAATGGACTACAGATGTGTCTCAATTTAATTTCTCGTGGGGAAAATGCTATTTGTCGCCTATTTTAGATATGAATACGAATGAGATTATTGCTTATGACTTAGCATTAAGGCCCAACTTAGAACAAATTTCTCGTATGTTAGAGAAGGCATTCAAGAAGTTTACGAATCTTTCAGGATTAATCCTCCATTCTGATCAAGGATGGCAATACCAACATAAGTACTTTAGGAGAACACTCAAAGAACACGGTATTATTCAATCTATGTCTCGAAAAGGAAATTGTTATGATAACTCTGTGATGGAAACCTTTTTTGGTAGATTGAAAACAGAAATATATTATGGTTTTGAAACAGAATATTCATCATTTAATGCTTTTGCAGTAGCGATAGAAGAATACATTAACTATTACAACAACAGAAGGATCCAGAAAAAAACAAAATGGATGCCCCCTGTAAAATACAGGGAAGCATCCATGTGTTTAGGCTAGTAAATAATATGTGTCCAGGAAAATGGGTACATATCAACGTTCATATAACGTAGGAGCTTTTTGGTATTTATGATAGCTATGGAAAGAATATGGATGATGTATATATAGATTAAGCCTTGTTTTGTAAACTTATGCGAATATTTTGGGTGATATGTGTATACTTATTAACTTATTTACGTAGATATAGAATACTATTAAGAATAAAAATAAAATTATTATAAAATCCAGAAAAATGATTAATTATCCTCTCATTGGAAGTTCAGAAAGTATTCATGAAGTTAATGTGAATAAGGACTGATAGGCTATTTGAAATATTTATAAAACTTATTAAAGCGACGATTATTTATAAGTTATACAAAATATATTCTGTAGAATCCTTAAAAAGGTGTGATTTTTCTTACTCATCATTAAAAATGATGAGCATATTGATACAACAAAGAATGCCAGTAATCATGCTATTTTTTGGAATTATGAAGAGTTATTAATGAACTTTATATGGGAAAAAGGCTTGTTTATATCGTAAAACTTTGATATGCTATGCGGGTAATCAACAATATAAATTTTTCTTAAATTGAATCAAATATATTTCTTATGTGAGAAGTGAGAAGTATATTTTATCAGCCCGAGGAGAGAGGCGGAACTTAGAGAGGTTGAAAAATTGTATTGTGTTTGGTTAAGAATTTTAATTTAGTGAGGGTGTAAGATGAGAGAAAACAAACATTCCAAAAAATTAGCGTTTGCTGTATTGGCTGCTGCTGCAGCTGTAGGTGCTACTGTTGCTCCTGTAAGTGCAGCAACACCTGTATCTACAGCAGATGGTTTTATTTTTGCAGCCGTAGGTGATCAAGCTGGTCAAACCCCAGATACTACACATAATAGTATTTCTTATGGTACTGTTGCAAATGGTACAGCTACTAGCATCGCTGTAGGTCAAGGTAATACAATTACAAGCGCTAATGGTTCTAGCAGTGCATACGGTAACCAAAACTCCATTAATGGTAACCAAGCTAATGCTTTCGGTGATGGTAACACTGTAACAGGTGCGTTCGCACAAGCTTTCGGTGATAGCAACGTGATCAGTGGTACAAATGCTATCGGTTATGGTTATAACAATACTGTAGAAGGTACAACTACAAACTTCCGTGATCGTACTTTCGATAATGAGCCAGATTCTGCTACATTATTAAACGGTTCTTGGAATAGCAACTCCGTAGCTATCGGTTCTAAAAATACTGCAAAAGGTAGCTCCGCATTGGCAGTAGGTAATGAAGCAAAAGCAAATATGAGCGAATCTATTGCTATCGGTCACGAAGCTCAAGCTGACAAAACTTGGGGCATTGCAATTGGTACTCGTGCAACTGCTTCCGATGTACGTTCTTTAGCTCTTGGTCACCAAGCAAAATCCACTGGTTACAAAGCTAATGCTATCGGTGCTGATGCTACAGCTAATGGCAACCATGCTAATGCTATTGGTTCCTCTGCAACAGCTACTGGTGATCATGCACAAGCATTCGGTGCTGGTGCTCAAGCAACAGGCGTACGTACTAACGTATTTGGTTCTGATGCAGCTGCAACTGCTGATTACAGCATTGCAATCGGTAACAAAGCTAATGCGTCCACTGCAAACTCCATTGCATTAGGTGCTAATTCCACTACTCGTTCTGCAACAAATGTAACTAACGCAACTGTAGCTGGTCATACATATGGTGGCTTCGCAGGCACTAGCCCTGTAGGCTCTGTATCCGTTGGTAAAGCTGGCCAAGAACGCCAAATCCACAACGTAGCAGCTGGTAAAATTTCCGCTGATTCTACAGATGCTGTAAACGGTAGCCAATTATACTCCGTAGCAAACGATTTACAAACTCAAATTAACAATTCTACACCAGGCGCAATCAACAACAATATTACTAACTTGAACAACCGTGTTGGTAATGTTGAAAAACGCGTTAATAAAGTAGGTGCAGGTTCTGCTGCATTGGCTGCTTTACATCCATTGGACTTCAACCCAGATGACAAATGGACAATCGCTGCTGGTTATGGTCACTACCACAATGCTAACTCCGCTGCATTGGGCGCTTTCTACCGTCCTAACGAAGACACAATGTTCTCCGTTGGTGGTACTGTAGGTACTGGCGAAACTCAATTGAACGCTGGTGTATCTCTTCGTCTTGGTAAACGTTCTCCTGAGTCCCGCTCTCGTGTAGCTATGGGCCGTGAAATTGCTGAATTGAATGCACGTCTTCAAGACATGGAAAACAAATATAACAACTTGTTACAAATCTTGACTCCACATGCAATTGATCCTAGCAAAACTGCTGAATTCCCAGACGTTCCTCGTAACCACTGGGCTTACCAATACATTAGCCAATTGGCTGGTAATGGTATCCTTGTTGGCTACCCTGATGGCACATTCAAAGGCGACGTTAAGATGACTCGTTACGAATTCGCTACTATGTTGTACCGTGCACTTCAAAATGGTGCTCCTATCGATGACAACATGAAACGTGCTATGAACGAATTTGGTCCTGAATTACAAAACATTCGTCTTAACCACTTCCGTGTTGACCGTATTTCTGGTACTGACAACGATCGTCATAAAACAGAACGTGTTCGCGTTAACAACGAACCTAAAACTCAACGCGACGTATACGGTTCCCGTATTAATCAATAATATATTGATAACTTCCCCTCGAGCTTGTGAAAGCTCAAAAACAGGATGTATCCCAGTGATACATCCTGTTTTTTTGTGCTTATACCGATATTAATATGTTGACTCTAAAATATTAATATTTATACAAACTATGTATATTGGATACTTTTTATAATAGAGAAGTATTAGTACCGTGTAATATATTAGTATTACAATATATCATCTTCTATTTTCTTATTAGATATCAAAACTTCATGCAATATTTATGTAAGTATATTGCAACTTAATACATATAGGTGTATAATAACCTTCATAAGTAATAAATATACAAAACCGGTGAATAAAAACATAGATATGAGGGAAGACCATGAAAGAATTTAGACAATTAACAGTAGCGGATACAGCAGAATATCATAAGGTATTAATCGACGGCTATGCAGCGATTAAAGACTATCCAATTACATTCGATGCTATCGATTTTACAGAAGAAGAATCCAAGGAGTGGATCGAAACCTATCCTGTATATGGATTGTATATTGATGGGCAACTTGTTAGTTCTATTACGTTCTGTATGCCGTGGATTAAATATTCTACACCGGATAAATTTCCACACATTGCTCACTTTGTAACGGCGCCTGAGTTCAAAGGTAAAGGCTATGCTCGGGAAACCCTTGGTTATGCGGAAGAATTATTGATCAATCAATTTAAAACGCCAGCTGTTACATTAGGTACAGCAAAAGAACATCCGTGGTTGCCTAAAATGTATGAATCTTTCGGCTTTAAAGCATATGATAAAGTTCATTTTAGAGGTAAACAACATACTACTATACTTTTCAAAAAAGATTTATTGTAGTTGCCTAGTAACTAATCAAACCTTATACATAACTATTTTGATATAGAGTGTACTTAATGTGACATAATAACTGTATCAAATGAGAGTAATGTATAAGGTTTATTTGTTTATGCAAAAAAAACATATTTGGGTATATAAAGTAAACATATATATTATATAATGTAAACATATATATTATATCTATGGACTATAGAACTAGTTTATAGATGGTTTGTAGAAAGGATGTGAGACTATGTTAGTCTTATCTGGTATTTTAGTGATGGTCATCGGTCTGATGCTGCGCTTTAATGCCTTGTTAGTTGTCGTAGCCGCAGGTTTTGTAACGGGCCTTGCAGGTGGTCTCAGTATCAACGATATCGTTGGTGCCATTGGGGAGGCTTTCGTTAAAAATCGTTATATGTCATTATTTATTTTGATTTTACCTGTTATTGGTCTTATGGAACGTCATGGCTTACGTGAACGGGCAGAAATTTTGATCGGCAAGATCAACGCTGCTACGGCTGGTCGTATCTTTATGATTTACTTATTTGTGCGCCAAGTAACTGTAGCTTTTGGTATTAACATGTCCGGTATGGTTGCCATGGTACGTCCGTTGATCGCACCTATGAGTGAAGCTGCAGTAGCGCAAGGTCGCCCAGTATCTCAACGTACTCTTGATAAGGTGCGTGGTATAGCTGCTTCTGCAGATAATATAGGCAATTTCTTCGGTCAAAACTTGTTCCTTGCTGCTGGTGGGTTATTGCTTATCAAAGGTGTTATGGAACAATTAGGCTATTCTGTAGAGTTAACAGATATGGTGTTATACGGATTGCCAACTGCTGTTTGTGCCTATATCGTTAATTTCATTCGCTTTATTATCTTTGATAAAACAATTCAAGCCTCTGTAGCTCGTGACGAAGAGGATATGAAAGCTGGTAAATTAGTACCTAATGAATTTAATATCCTTGTTACACCAGAAGAATTAAAGAAGGAGGCTGAATAATATGTTAGAACTTATCTATAAAATGCAGCCCTTAGATTATGTATACCTTCTCGTAGGGATCATCTTATTTATCTTTGCCATTCAATCATTTTTAGATAAAGAACATAAATATCGTATCGGTACAGGTTTATTCTGGCTCTTGTACAGCGTGTCCTTTATCTTTGGTTCTTATCTATCAAAGGAAATAAATGGCTGGCTCGTTATCGCCATGGCTGCTATCGTCTTGGTAAAACAACTCGGCAAAGGTCATTACTTTGAATCTCCTATTGAATTCAAAAAAGACGAAGCAGTCCGTATTGGTAATGTTATTTTCGTACCGGCTTTACTTGTTGGTATCATCACATTCATCATTGGCTTCTTTACTAAATTAGGGGCTCTTGTAGGCATTGGTATTGCCGCAATCATTGCTATGGGTGCTGCTCTTTACATCACTAAGGGTTCATTTAACCAAGGCTTCCATGAAGGTCGTCGTCTTATCGATGCTATCGGTTGGACTGCTATCTTGTCCCAATTATTAGCGGCCCTAGGCTATTTATTTAATTTAGCTGGCGTTGGTAAAATTATCTCCAGTGCTGTAGCTAGTGTGGTGCCTGCAGATAATGTATTCCTCATAGTTGTAGCATACTGCATCGGTATGGTCATCTTCACAATGATCATGGGTAATGCTTTTGCAGCCTTTGCGATGATTACAAGTGCTATCGGTGTTCCAATGCTCGTTGTAGCCCATGGTGCAAACCCAGCTGCTGTTGGTGCTATCGCAATGCTTGCTGGCTATTGCGGTACATTGATGACACCTATGGCGGCAAACTTTAACATCGTACCGGTAGCGCTCCTTGAAATGCGCGACCAATACGGCGTTATTAAAGCACAACTTCCAATTGCATTAATTATGCTCGTATTGAACATCCTATTAATGTATTACTTTATTTAAACCTTTCGTGAAAGCACGATATTCTTATGATATTGGATACTATATACAATCTACTATGATGTAGTTTTGTGTATAATTGTCCTTATCAACATGTACTTATTGTTATAAATCATAGAATATCGTTATGAGGTAGTGTGATGAAAACAATTTTGATTACCGGTTTTGATCCATTTGGCGGTGAACCTATTAACCCAGCTTGGGAAGCGGTAAAAACAATGGATGGCTATACCGATGGTGATTATAAGGTAGTGACTCAAATGGTTCCTACTGTACGTTACAAATCTGTTGATACTGTGAAAGCAGCGGCTGAACAATGCGAACCAGACTTTATTCTATGTGTAGGTCAAGCAGGGGGGCGCCCAGATATTACAGTGGAACGTGTTGCTATTAACTGCGATGACTTCCGTATTCCAGACAATGGAGGCAACCAACCTGAAGATGAACCTGTTGTATCCGATGGTCCTAGTGCATACTTTGCGACGTTGCCCATAAAAAACATCGTTAACGCATTGCATCAAAATGGCATTCCTGCAAAGGTTTCTAATACAGCGGGTACCTTTGTATGCAATCACTTGATGTATGGCGTGTGTCATTATGCAGCACAAAAAGGCAATATTAAGGCGGGCTTCATGCACATTCCGTACTTGCCATCTCAAGTAGTGGATAAACCAAATCAACCAAGTATGGCTGTTGAAACTGTACGTGCCACATTGGAAACCATCGTTCACGTATTAGCTCATGGTGAAAACTACAAGGCACAAGATATTAACTATACAACACCTCACGAATAAATGTGATATCTATATGAGAGAAGGTCTTTTTGATGAATAAAAAGTTGGTAGCAAGTTTAGTTTCCTGTATGGTATTGGGTTCTGTCAGTGTGTATGCAGCTAATCCATTTTCCGATGTAGATGCTTCTAGTTGGGCGTACCAATCTGTTGAGCAATTAGCAAATGCAGGTATTATTAATGGATACCCTGATGGAACTTTCAAAGGCAACAATCCTATTACGCGTTACGAAATGGCTCAAATGGTGGCTAAAGCGATGGCTAACCAAGATAAAGCCAATGCGGAACAACAAGCGATGATTAATCGATTGGCCGATGAATTCGGTTCTGAACTCAACACATTAGGTGTACGAGTAGCAAAATTAGAAAATCAAGTAGGGAATGTAAAGGTAACTGGTAATTATCGATTGCGTTACCGTGGCAGCGAATTGAAAAATGATACCTATGCGTATGGTAAACATTCTTCCTTTGATTATCGTGCTCGTGTAATCTTTAATGCTAAGGTTAACGATAAAACTGATGCTGTTGTACGTATTCAAGGCTCTAGTGAATTTGGTAATAGCAATGCAACACAAGGCAAAATTAATCTTGCCTATGTAGATCATCATTTTGGTAAAGACACAACTTTGCGCGTAGGTCGTCAACTCTATACACCAGCTCTAGGTCTTATGTATGATGATCTCGTTGATGGTGCTCGCCTCATGTACAAACATGGCAAGCTTGATGTGTCCGCTAGTTATGGTTACTGGTTGGGCGGCGCTCCTACATACCAAACTAAAGACAATACTATTACTGCCGCTATGGTTGAAGTTAAGGGTAAACTTAATAAACATGTTACCCTTGGTGGTATGTATGGTCGCTTCCATAATGGTAAATTGTACCAAGGCCAAGATGTGGATGCACTTACTGGTAAACAAGTTAAATCCTTTATTGATTCTCCATACAAAAACATTTGGGGCCTCAACGCAAATATGAACTTTAAACGTTGGAACGTCTTCGGCGAATGGCTTACAGCACCAGGCGTATCTGATTCTCATGCGTGGATGGCTAGCCTTGGTTATGGTAATTATGACATTAAGAAAGCTCATACTTATAGCGTACGTGGTCAATATTACTACCAAGAAGGGAACTCTCCAATCTTTAGTAGTGCCTTTGCTCCTGCTTATAGCTTCTACAACCAACATTATGTAGATACTAAAGGCGTAGCTCATGTACGTAATGGGTTCAAAGGCTTCGTAGCTAATGTAAACTACGTACCATTCCAAAATGTATCGATTGGTGCTTACTATGGCTTTGGCAATAAAGATATGGACGGCAACAAATTAGGTGATTACTGGCGTACAGATGTAAACTTCATGTTCTAATTACATAATCTAAATAAAGCTCGAGTTATATCTAGAAAAGATATAGCTCGGGCTTTTTTGTTTTTACCTCTAGTTATTATTTTATATGTAATCACTATTGGTAGTTTGTATGTAGTTATTATTTTATAGTTTTATCTATTGAATGATGGTTTTTAACTATTTATAGTTACTATTTTGTTAATACATGTAATGTTATAATAAATGAAAATGTTACTATTTGTGGAGTGTGAATAGGATGTATGAAATCGTAAATGAACCTAATTTAATAATTGCTTTTGATATGGATACAGAATTATCTCAATTTGGTGTGTTTGGCGTATATATTAAACAGGGCTACAATATCTGTGCTGGGTACATTGACCCTAGTGACTGGTCTGGTATTCATAGGGGATACAAAGAATTAGTTGAGCTATATGAGAATTGCAAAGGAACAGCCACCTTTACTTATGTATTAACTGGAGAAGGGGATACGCTTGCATTCTCGTTAGATCAAAAGGGTGCTCTAACGATGGAGATTAACATCTGTACCATTTATAATTACAAATGTCATATGACTATTGAAAGTTTAGATCAAACGTATTTACCAAAATTTATTGAGTTTTTCAAAGAGTTTTTAGAACGAGAACCAAAATAAAAAGAGTCGCATCTAAGGATGCGACTCTTTTTTGTACCCAGTTTCTATATACAATTATTTTGTAACAACTTTAAGATCTACAGGGATTTTAGCTTCTACAGCTTCGCCTTTGATAACTTTTTGAGCTGTATCGATAGCGATTTTACCCATTTGGTCTGGTTGTTGAGCAATTGTTGCAGCCAATGTGCCGTCTTTAACCGCTTTGTCTGCGTCAGCAGTACCGTCGAAGCCTACGATGAAGATTGTTTTGCCTGCGGATTTAGCTGCTTGGATAGCGCCCAATGCCATTTCGTCGTTATGAGCGAAGATAGCTTGTACGTCTGGATTAGCTTGCAAGATGTTAGTTGCTACGTTCAAACCTTTTGTACGGTCGAAGTCAGCGCTTTGTTTTGCTACTACTGTTAAGTCTTTGTCAGCTACGTTATGGAAACCTTGGCCCCGTTCACGAGTTGCGGAAGCACCAGGGATACCTTCGATTTCAGCTACTTTCGCAGCTTTGCCTACTTTATCAACGATTAGTTGAGCTGCCATTTCGCCGCCTTTTACGTTATCGGAAGCGATGTGAGCTACTACTTTGCCTTTATCAGCAGAACGGTCAACAGTGATTACAGGAATGTTTTTAGCATTTGCTGCTTCTACAGAAGTAGAGATAGCTGCAGAGTCTACAGGGTTGATAATCAATACGGAAACACCGCTTTCAAGCAAGTCAGAAATATCGTTTGCTTGTTTTGCAGGGTCGTTTTGAGCATCAACGATTTTAACTTTAAGACCAAGCGCTTTAGCTTGAGCCTCAACGCCTTCCTTCATAGTTACGAAGAATGGGTTGTTCAATGTGGAAACAGAGAAGCCGATTGTGCCGGATTTTTTGTCGCCGCCGTTATCAGCGCTTTTACCACAGCCTGCTACAAGACCAATAACCATAACGGCCATCGCCAACAGTAACAATAGTTTTTTCATAGGAACCTCCTAGGCTTTCTTACGGTCTGCAAGAACAGCCAGTAAAATAACAATACCTTTTACAACTTGTTGATAGAAACTGGAAACGTCGAGAATATTTAACCCGTTGTTGAGGGTACCGATAATTAGGGCACCAATTAATGTGCCAACGATATGACCACGACCACCAGCAAGGCTTGTACCGCCAAGAACTACCGCCGCGATAGCGTCAAGTTCGTAGCCTGCACCTGCTGTAGGTTGTGCAGAGTTAAGACGAGAAGTGATGATTGCACCAGCGATACCACAGAGCATACCAGTCAAGGCATACACAAAGATTTTAACGCGGTCAATCTTGATACCAGCAATGTAACTTACCTTTTCACTACCACCTACGGCATATGTTTTACGACCTAAGGATGTGCGGCTTAATACAAACCAGAGGATGATGAAAGCGAGGAACATTGTAATAGCTGGAACTGGAAGGCCTGCAATATCCCCTTGGCCAAAGCCATGGAATAGAGGATCTTGAGTAAGACCGGAGATTGGGTTACCGT is part of the Veillonella nakazawae genome and harbors:
- a CDS encoding MBL fold metallo-hydrolase, whose amino-acid sequence is MRKHIKNNVSWVGKIDWELQEFHGSDYSINNGSSQNAYLIEEEKTVLIDTVWKPHSSEFIDNLESEIDLNKIDFIVCNHGEVDHSGSLPALMEKIPNTPIYCTENAVKSLVGQYHHPEWNFKTVKTGDSVDIGNGKSLVFVEMRMLHWPDSMATYMTGDNILFSNDAFGQHFAVEELWADKADQCRLWAEAMKYYANILNPFSPLVKAKVEEIQKLNLPIDIIATSHGAIWRENPLQIVEKYYEWSQAYQEDQITVVYDTMWDGTKKLAHKIADEIAKQSPDTRVKIFNISKTNKNDIMTEVFKSKAIAVGSPTVGNSVISSVAGWLDFLRELKFKNKKAAVFGTYGWSGESTKVLREELTKYGFSVVEPEIKCNWNPDADDFGKAEELVKALLA
- a CDS encoding helix-turn-helix domain-containing protein, which translates into the protein MRYSYEFKRKAIELFYQGEWPKTPNGVRTDTFHKLIRDWVKLERLHGSDINKCRGTNKYWSPKEKFELVCQVLSGQGLRSVAIIAGINSGQLYQWVHKYKTLGYNGLINKPKGRPPKDCKMKVPKTISPRELKESEYEELIRLRAENAYIKAENEVIKKEIALREEKEAARLKAKKQRSSKCSANKAIN
- a CDS encoding IS3 family transposase translates to MIKMLRQQGYQLKYLLKAMPMSKSTYYFELTKVDLVDKRNTELKDEIQKIFTEHKGRYGVRRVYQELLNRGFVVNHKRVQRLMHSMGLAGKRPKEKYHSYKGKVGKVAENIVNRDFSTTAPLQKWTTDVSQFNFSWGKCYLSPILDMNTNEIIAYDLALRPNLEQISRMLEKAFKKFTNLSGLILHSDQGWQYQHKYFRRTLKEHGIIQSMSRKGNCYDNSVMETFFGRLKTEIYYGFETEYSSFNAFAVAIEEYINYYNNRRIQKKTKWMPPVKYREASMCLG
- a CDS encoding S-layer homology domain-containing protein, yielding MRENKHSKKLAFAVLAAAAAVGATVAPVSAATPVSTADGFIFAAVGDQAGQTPDTTHNSISYGTVANGTATSIAVGQGNTITSANGSSSAYGNQNSINGNQANAFGDGNTVTGAFAQAFGDSNVISGTNAIGYGYNNTVEGTTTNFRDRTFDNEPDSATLLNGSWNSNSVAIGSKNTAKGSSALAVGNEAKANMSESIAIGHEAQADKTWGIAIGTRATASDVRSLALGHQAKSTGYKANAIGADATANGNHANAIGSSATATGDHAQAFGAGAQATGVRTNVFGSDAAATADYSIAIGNKANASTANSIALGANSTTRSATNVTNATVAGHTYGGFAGTSPVGSVSVGKAGQERQIHNVAAGKISADSTDAVNGSQLYSVANDLQTQINNSTPGAINNNITNLNNRVGNVEKRVNKVGAGSAALAALHPLDFNPDDKWTIAAGYGHYHNANSAALGAFYRPNEDTMFSVGGTVGTGETQLNAGVSLRLGKRSPESRSRVAMGREIAELNARLQDMENKYNNLLQILTPHAIDPSKTAEFPDVPRNHWAYQYISQLAGNGILVGYPDGTFKGDVKMTRYEFATMLYRALQNGAPIDDNMKRAMNEFGPELQNIRLNHFRVDRISGTDNDRHKTERVRVNNEPKTQRDVYGSRINQ
- a CDS encoding GNAT family N-acetyltransferase, coding for MKEFRQLTVADTAEYHKVLIDGYAAIKDYPITFDAIDFTEEESKEWIETYPVYGLYIDGQLVSSITFCMPWIKYSTPDKFPHIAHFVTAPEFKGKGYARETLGYAEELLINQFKTPAVTLGTAKEHPWLPKMYESFGFKAYDKVHFRGKQHTTILFKKDLL
- a CDS encoding DUF969 domain-containing protein, giving the protein MLVLSGILVMVIGLMLRFNALLVVVAAGFVTGLAGGLSINDIVGAIGEAFVKNRYMSLFILILPVIGLMERHGLRERAEILIGKINAATAGRIFMIYLFVRQVTVAFGINMSGMVAMVRPLIAPMSEAAVAQGRPVSQRTLDKVRGIAASADNIGNFFGQNLFLAAGGLLLIKGVMEQLGYSVELTDMVLYGLPTAVCAYIVNFIRFIIFDKTIQASVARDEEDMKAGKLVPNEFNILVTPEELKKEAE
- a CDS encoding DUF979 domain-containing protein, which codes for MLELIYKMQPLDYVYLLVGIILFIFAIQSFLDKEHKYRIGTGLFWLLYSVSFIFGSYLSKEINGWLVIAMAAIVLVKQLGKGHYFESPIEFKKDEAVRIGNVIFVPALLVGIITFIIGFFTKLGALVGIGIAAIIAMGAALYITKGSFNQGFHEGRRLIDAIGWTAILSQLLAALGYLFNLAGVGKIISSAVASVVPADNVFLIVVAYCIGMVIFTMIMGNAFAAFAMITSAIGVPMLVVAHGANPAAVGAIAMLAGYCGTLMTPMAANFNIVPVALLEMRDQYGVIKAQLPIALIMLVLNILLMYYFI
- the pcp gene encoding pyroglutamyl-peptidase I, with product MKTILITGFDPFGGEPINPAWEAVKTMDGYTDGDYKVVTQMVPTVRYKSVDTVKAAAEQCEPDFILCVGQAGGRPDITVERVAINCDDFRIPDNGGNQPEDEPVVSDGPSAYFATLPIKNIVNALHQNGIPAKVSNTAGTFVCNHLMYGVCHYAAQKGNIKAGFMHIPYLPSQVVDKPNQPSMAVETVRATLETIVHVLAHGENYKAQDINYTTPHE